Below is a genomic region from Mucilaginibacter auburnensis.
TGTTTACGGCCACACCGAAGCGCAGATGCTGCCACAAATAAACTACAAAGGCCGGCAAATGTTATATATGGCCGATCTTATACCATCCATAGGGCATTTGCCGTTAGCTTATGTAATGGGATATGATATGTTCCCGATGAAAACACTCAATGAAAAGAAAGCAATTTTAAATGAGGCACTTGAAAACAATTATATTTTGTATTTTGAGCATGATTCGGTCAATGAATGCTGCACTTTAAAAAATACAGATAAAGGAATTCGTGCGGATGAGATTTTCAGGCTGAGCGAAGTATGATCTAAACCACAAAAATCATGCAATTATCACCTGATTATGAATAAAATGTAATATTTTATTTAGTAGCAAAAATAGGCTAAACTTTTCATACCTTTGCCCGTTCAATTCTAATAATAAAAGAATCGAGGTTTATAATAAATGAGACAACTCAAAATAACCCAATCCATTACCAACCGTGAGTCGCAATCGCTCGACAAATACTTACACGAAATTGGTAAAGTTGACCTGATAACTGCCGAAGAAGAAGTAATATTAGCACAAAAAATAAGGGAGGGCGATCAGGCTGCGCTTGAGCGTTTAACCAAAACCAACCTGCGTTTCGTGGTGTCGGTAGCCAAACAATATCAAAATCAGGGACTTACCCTTGGTGACCTTATTAACGAAGGTAACCTGGGCTTGATCAAAGCTGCAAAGCGTTTTGACGAAACCAAAGGTTTCAAATTCATTTCATACGCTGTATGGTGGATCCGCCAGTCTATTTTGCAAGCTATCGCTGAGCAATCACGTATCGTTCGTTTGCCGTTGAATCAGGTAGGTTCATTGAGCAAGATCAGCAAGGCTTTCTCTAAATTAGAGCAGGAGTACGAGCGTGAGCCGTCACCTGAAGAGCTGGCTGATATGCTGGAAACTACGGTTGACAAGATATCTGATACCTTAAGTAACTCA
It encodes:
- a CDS encoding sigma-70 family RNA polymerase sigma factor; this encodes MRQLKITQSITNRESQSLDKYLHEIGKVDLITAEEEVILAQKIREGDQAALERLTKTNLRFVVSVAKQYQNQGLTLGDLINEGNLGLIKAAKRFDETKGFKFISYAVWWIRQSILQAIAEQSRIVRLPLNQVGSLSKISKAFSKLEQEYEREPSPEELADMLETTVDKISDTLSNSGRHVSMDAPFVQGEENTLLDVLENAEPNTDSILINESLSEEIKRSLSTLTEREREIIVLFFGLGTNHPLSLEEIGEKFNLTRERVRQIKDKALQRLRHTSRSKILKSYLG